Proteins from a genomic interval of Paenibacillus sp. RC334:
- a CDS encoding L-lactate dehydrogenase, whose amino-acid sequence MSLKPYKRSRVAIVGMGAVGTTTGYTLLLRQRMSELVFIDVNVKKAQGEMLDMNHGLPFLGGVKVWAGDYEDCRDADIIIVTAGASQKPGETRIDLLKRNAEIFESIIDNIVKVNTHGILLIATNPVDILSYISWKRSGWPSSRVIGSGTLLDSARFRYLIGKQKGIDPRSIHAHIIGEHGDSELPVWSTANIAGTPLELGEETKNEIFESTKNAAYEIIDAKGATSYAIGLALDRIVAAILGDEGSVLNVSTLLEDYNGVSDVYLGVPSIVDHNGVREILDLPLNDKERQGLHQSANKLKDQISKLNL is encoded by the coding sequence ATGAGCTTAAAACCTTACAAACGAAGCAGAGTGGCCATTGTCGGCATGGGAGCGGTCGGTACAACGACCGGTTACACCCTCCTGCTACGCCAACGCATGTCAGAACTTGTCTTTATTGATGTTAATGTCAAAAAGGCGCAGGGGGAAATGCTCGACATGAATCACGGGCTTCCCTTTCTCGGCGGTGTCAAAGTGTGGGCGGGTGATTATGAAGACTGCCGTGATGCGGATATCATCATTGTTACAGCGGGCGCATCACAAAAACCGGGAGAAACACGCATTGATCTGCTCAAGCGTAATGCCGAAATTTTTGAAAGCATTATTGATAATATCGTCAAGGTAAACACACACGGCATTTTGCTGATCGCAACCAATCCAGTGGACATTCTCTCCTACATCTCCTGGAAACGTAGTGGCTGGCCTTCGAGCAGAGTTATCGGTTCGGGTACGCTGCTGGACAGCGCACGCTTCCGTTATTTGATCGGTAAGCAAAAGGGCATTGATCCTCGCAGCATCCACGCCCATATTATTGGAGAACATGGCGATTCCGAGCTGCCTGTATGGAGCACGGCCAACATCGCAGGAACTCCATTGGAGCTGGGCGAAGAAACGAAAAATGAGATTTTTGAAAGTACCAAAAATGCAGCCTATGAAATTATAGATGCCAAAGGCGCGACCTCTTACGCCATCGGGCTGGCTCTCGACCGGATCGTAGCAGCCATTCTGGGGGACGAAGGGTCGGTACTTAATGTGTCCACTTTGCTGGAAGATTATAACGGAGTGTCTGACGTTTATCTGGGTGTCCCGAGTATCGTAGATCACAACGGGGTACGCGAAATTTTAGATCTTCCACTGAATGACAAGGAACGTCAAGGGCTGCATCAATCTGCGAACAAGCTGAAAGATCAAATCAGTAAACTCAACTTGTAG
- a CDS encoding DUF3900 domain-containing protein has protein sequence MNFQVDFLSFFVIQVDGKEGQGGKSYKHYATMDDYDYDESDVKKFLDGEFARISKRKVEKNPSTEQAPTKIGRFIVEPEHELSSNPNFNMFARLRGAEDKEDFKNACDDLVRMYLDTSAVRGGALIIVQATLNTHSDDPFIFVLKCDFEPKIARITESSLVSEVEMAISARNMKSIMYPYMLEEGMNDEWELKIHQSSHARYFEDFLKFVTYEQSMPEIVNEHVMGFVQNYVETKWPDASNEERQQEERDLELWAASEKRDLQGKWEPLQVVEAAQHIVELKPEIEVRFKLDDTAVRGLLSDFGAKLHITKLHDRYALIIEGDAFTFEKGFSPIELLQPESFETVAERLKEKRQQEDEFADGDTPPW, from the coding sequence ATGAACTTTCAAGTGGACTTTTTATCTTTTTTTGTAATTCAGGTAGACGGAAAAGAAGGACAGGGTGGTAAGTCCTACAAGCATTACGCTACGATGGATGACTATGATTATGACGAAAGCGATGTTAAAAAATTTCTGGATGGGGAATTTGCCCGCATTAGCAAGCGGAAGGTCGAGAAAAATCCGAGCACAGAGCAGGCACCGACCAAAATTGGCCGCTTTATCGTTGAACCGGAGCATGAACTGAGCAGTAATCCGAATTTCAATATGTTCGCCCGGCTGCGGGGAGCAGAGGATAAGGAAGATTTTAAAAATGCCTGCGACGATCTGGTGCGGATGTATCTGGATACGAGCGCGGTACGCGGCGGAGCGTTGATCATTGTACAGGCTACCTTGAATACACACTCCGATGATCCGTTTATTTTTGTGCTCAAATGTGATTTTGAACCTAAAATTGCTCGGATTACCGAAAGCAGTCTGGTCAGTGAGGTCGAAATGGCCATTTCAGCCCGTAATATGAAATCCATCATGTATCCTTACATGCTGGAGGAGGGGATGAACGATGAGTGGGAGCTTAAAATTCACCAGTCCTCGCATGCCCGGTATTTTGAGGATTTTCTGAAATTTGTGACCTACGAGCAATCCATGCCAGAAATCGTTAATGAGCATGTCATGGGCTTCGTCCAGAACTATGTAGAGACGAAATGGCCAGATGCTTCCAATGAGGAAAGACAGCAAGAGGAACGTGATCTGGAGCTGTGGGCGGCCAGTGAAAAACGGGATTTGCAAGGAAAATGGGAACCCCTTCAGGTCGTAGAGGCTGCACAGCATATTGTTGAGCTAAAACCGGAAATTGAAGTTCGCTTCAAGCTGGATGATACGGCTGTGCGTGGACTGCTGTCCGACTTTGGGGCCAAGCTGCATATTACGAAGCTGCATGATAGATACGCGCTTATCATTGAAGGCGACGCATTTACGTTTGAAAAAGGTTTTTCACCGATTGAGCTGCTTCAACCTGAATCGTTCGAAACGGTGGCTGAGCGCTTGAAAGAGAAACGCCAGCAAGAAGACGAGTTTGCCGATGGCGATACACCGCCTTGGTAA
- a CDS encoding ABC transporter ATP-binding protein, translating to MSMLQNITAGNPRVLLKPVLYTTLANVAGLIPFALLVGAARLIFEPFIHPGASLQSAGLWWISGGLLISLILLYLCEVPAYRSQYRGAYDASVTGRSRLAEHLRKLSLGFLNKRDPGDLANMMMGDFTMVEHGISHLVPQMIGAVTMPLLALIGLSFLDWRMALALFAAFPVAILLVLLTSRIQRRLGANHMRAKINAANRLQEYLNGIRVIKAYQLTGERFVRLEFAFKELMCHSIRIEGLLGPIVLAAIAFIRSGLTWMVMIGVYLLLAGQLDVIAFVSFLIVGTRIYDPLTTALVNFAEFRYHEQAGERIVQLLNEPVMPGDQIPSQRHDIELRHVSFRYGEQPVLEDVSMSMPFRSFTALVGPSGSGKSTVLRMIARFYDPNQGSVLLGGDDMRQMDPEALLRKVSMVFQDVYLFQDSIGNNIRFGKSDATQAEIEAAARQACCHDFISKLPNGYDTWVGEGGSTLSGGEKQRISIARAILKDSPIVLLDEATSSLDPENEKDIQQAIDRLVQGRTVIAIAHRLKTVRNADRIVVLDKGRVVEQGRHDELLDDNGLYARLWKRQHEGRES from the coding sequence ATGAGTATGCTGCAAAATATAACGGCGGGTAATCCGCGGGTACTGTTAAAGCCGGTATTGTACACAACTCTGGCTAATGTTGCGGGGCTGATTCCATTTGCGTTGCTGGTAGGGGCGGCCCGTCTTATTTTCGAGCCTTTCATTCATCCGGGAGCTTCGCTCCAATCGGCTGGCTTGTGGTGGATAAGTGGAGGGCTGCTAATATCGTTGATCCTGCTCTACCTGTGTGAAGTTCCGGCTTATCGTTCCCAGTACCGGGGAGCCTATGACGCTTCGGTAACCGGGAGATCGCGTTTGGCTGAGCATTTGCGCAAGCTGTCGCTCGGTTTTCTGAACAAGCGTGATCCGGGTGATTTGGCGAATATGATGATGGGTGATTTCACAATGGTGGAGCATGGGATTTCCCATTTGGTCCCGCAAATGATCGGGGCGGTGACGATGCCGCTGCTGGCGTTGATTGGCTTATCCTTTTTGGATTGGCGCATGGCGCTGGCACTGTTCGCCGCTTTTCCGGTAGCGATTTTGCTGGTATTGCTCACTTCCCGTATACAGCGGCGGCTGGGAGCTAATCACATGCGGGCTAAAATTAACGCGGCTAATCGCCTACAGGAGTATTTGAACGGTATTCGGGTAATTAAGGCTTATCAGCTAACCGGAGAGCGCTTTGTGCGTCTGGAGTTTGCGTTCAAGGAGCTGATGTGTCACAGTATCCGAATTGAAGGGCTGTTGGGGCCGATTGTATTAGCTGCTATTGCTTTTATACGCTCTGGCTTGACGTGGATGGTTATGATCGGGGTATATCTATTATTGGCTGGGCAGTTGGATGTGATCGCTTTTGTCTCCTTTTTAATCGTAGGAACACGTATTTATGACCCTCTGACCACTGCGCTTGTTAATTTCGCCGAGTTTCGTTATCACGAGCAGGCAGGGGAGCGTATTGTCCAGTTGCTGAACGAGCCTGTCATGCCCGGGGATCAGATACCTTCGCAAAGGCATGATATCGAGTTGAGACACGTAAGCTTCCGCTATGGTGAGCAACCCGTACTTGAGGATGTAAGTATGTCTATGCCGTTCCGTTCCTTTACGGCGCTCGTAGGGCCTTCTGGTAGCGGGAAAAGTACGGTATTGCGTATGATCGCACGTTTTTATGACCCGAATCAGGGCAGTGTACTGCTGGGTGGCGATGATATGCGGCAGATGGACCCTGAGGCGCTGCTGCGCAAGGTATCTATGGTGTTTCAGGACGTGTATCTGTTTCAGGATAGCATTGGGAACAATATTCGATTCGGTAAAAGTGATGCGACGCAGGCAGAGATCGAAGCTGCCGCTCGTCAAGCTTGCTGTCACGATTTTATCTCCAAGCTGCCGAACGGGTATGACACCTGGGTAGGCGAGGGCGGCAGTACATTGTCGGGTGGGGAAAAGCAACGAATTTCTATCGCCCGTGCTATTCTCAAGGATTCGCCGATCGTATTGCTGGATGAGGCCACCTCTTCGCTTGATCCTGAGAATGAAAAGGATATTCAGCAGGCGATTGATCGCCTTGTACAAGGCCGAACCGTTATCGCGATTGCTCATCGACTCAAAACAGTACGAAATGCGGACCGCATCGTTGTACTGGACAAAGGCAGGGTTGTAGAGCAGGGACGACATGATGAACTGCTGGATGACAACGGTCTGTATGCACGATTGTGGAAAAGACAGCATGAAGGAAGAGAGTCTTAG
- a CDS encoding ABC transporter ATP-binding protein gives MQQKAGIARLVQIAGEKRGLLAFSTFFSGLSAILMLVPYASVYFVLKELLEHAAQPTTADGPFMIRWGLIALAGLLASLITMYIGGLISHIAAFRILYGLRVKLSAHIGKLPLGWLNGTSTGAVKKTLEQNVEKVETFVAHQLPDLVQVIVTAVVMIVAMFSLNVWLALACVVPILLAFTVQMTLIGGSKTWDNVREYYNSLERLNGSAVQYVRGMPAIKIFGQTVHSFRKFYSDMVHYREYCVKFTDQFQTGFLVFKVIISSFAAFVLPVGVYLLSGNPGNVAFASVLLFFLVMAPGVSAPMFKIMHLMSSMRDINEGVDRIDRIFNEPAMQEPAHPQKPTTYDVQFEQVSFSYGSTEEVKEPQDGGDAQPTRVLFDISFTARQGEMTALVGPSGSGKSTIANLVPRFWDVQEGAIRIGGADIRQMSTSNLMDTVAFVFQETFLFFDSVFNNIAVGDTGASMEQVIAAAKATQCHEFISKLPNGYDTLIGEGGVYLSGGEEQRLAVARAILKNAPILVLDEATAFADPENEYEMQLALMELMKNKTVIVIAHRLSTIQHANQILVLQEGHIAERGQHRELLRADGLYARLWQAYTDAGQWQIGAPGEEAAKR, from the coding sequence ATGCAACAAAAGGCGGGCATTGCCCGATTAGTGCAAATCGCCGGGGAAAAGCGTGGACTATTAGCTTTCTCTACGTTTTTTTCCGGTTTAAGCGCCATTCTGATGCTGGTGCCTTATGCATCTGTGTATTTTGTGCTCAAGGAGCTGCTCGAACACGCTGCACAGCCGACAACAGCGGATGGGCCGTTTATGATTCGCTGGGGGCTGATCGCGCTCGCAGGTTTATTGGCCAGCCTCATTACGATGTACATCGGTGGACTCATCTCCCATATCGCAGCCTTCCGTATTTTATACGGTCTGCGTGTCAAGCTGTCAGCTCATATTGGTAAGCTTCCATTGGGCTGGCTTAATGGTACTTCCACGGGTGCGGTTAAAAAGACACTGGAGCAGAACGTGGAAAAAGTAGAGACATTTGTCGCTCACCAGCTGCCGGATCTGGTGCAGGTCATCGTGACGGCGGTGGTGATGATTGTCGCTATGTTTAGCTTGAACGTGTGGCTGGCACTTGCTTGTGTTGTGCCCATTTTACTCGCTTTTACCGTCCAGATGACGCTGATAGGCGGCTCCAAGACGTGGGATAACGTCAGAGAGTATTACAATTCACTGGAGCGTCTGAACGGATCGGCTGTGCAATATGTACGGGGGATGCCTGCGATCAAGATATTCGGTCAGACGGTGCATTCGTTCCGTAAGTTTTACTCCGATATGGTGCATTACCGCGAGTATTGCGTGAAATTCACTGATCAATTCCAAACCGGCTTTCTCGTGTTTAAGGTAATTATTAGCTCATTCGCCGCTTTTGTACTGCCTGTGGGTGTTTATTTGCTGAGTGGTAATCCGGGGAATGTTGCTTTTGCCTCGGTTCTGCTGTTTTTCCTGGTGATGGCTCCCGGGGTTTCAGCTCCGATGTTTAAAATTATGCACCTCATGTCGTCCATGCGAGATATTAATGAAGGTGTTGATCGGATCGATCGTATTTTTAATGAGCCTGCAATGCAGGAGCCTGCACATCCGCAGAAGCCGACTACCTATGATGTGCAGTTTGAGCAGGTTTCCTTTTCCTATGGCAGCACAGAAGAGGTTAAGGAGCCTCAAGACGGCGGGGACGCTCAACCGACTCGCGTATTGTTCGATATTTCTTTTACTGCAAGACAGGGGGAAATGACCGCATTAGTGGGACCTTCCGGCTCTGGGAAATCCACGATCGCCAATCTGGTGCCACGCTTTTGGGATGTGCAGGAGGGGGCGATTCGCATTGGTGGCGCAGATATCCGACAGATGAGTACGTCCAACCTGATGGATACGGTCGCTTTTGTATTTCAGGAAACCTTTTTGTTCTTTGACTCTGTGTTCAACAATATTGCAGTTGGCGATACAGGTGCTTCCATGGAGCAGGTTATTGCGGCGGCAAAGGCGACGCAGTGCCATGAGTTCATCTCCAAACTGCCGAACGGGTATGATACGCTCATCGGGGAAGGCGGAGTGTATTTATCGGGTGGTGAAGAGCAGCGGCTTGCGGTAGCACGCGCCATTCTCAAAAATGCGCCTATTCTGGTGCTGGATGAAGCCACGGCATTTGCTGACCCTGAAAATGAATACGAGATGCAGCTAGCCTTGATGGAGCTGATGAAGAATAAGACGGTGATCGTTATCGCACACCGGTTGTCCACTATTCAGCATGCAAATCAAATTCTGGTGCTTCAGGAAGGTCATATTGCTGAGCGGGGACAGCATAGAGAGCTACTTCGTGCAGATGGTCTGTATGCCCGCTTGTGGCAAGCGTATACGGATGCGGGACAATGGCAGATTGGGGCGCCGGGAGAGGAGGCGGCTAAACGATGA
- a CDS encoding AraC family transcriptional regulator, whose product MKIHTSTSTFNDYYNEIADANFMSYEKDPIQASAKHEQIYHIPEQWGEGVHHTHFLRQGFELSHSNMLFHEPVQIARRFDTPYLELALNLNYSATWSVDGFRSEREHGGHVQLIYMNEVKIHAEMPGSKAMNHMELRFNPSLWGELLQELGIRLEQPFACMETVITPGMRAIAQELLFHPYQGMTRQLFLESKALELMALFLQEIRNPKPKSTMTIKPNDVQCIHEAKDILLRTLVQPPSLIRLAQMVHINEQKLKNGFKELFGTTVFGFVREQRLERAKQLLEKEQITVSEASAMVGYSNFSHFAALFRKTYGYNPSAYRKNNNLSSL is encoded by the coding sequence ATGAAAATACATACCTCTACGTCTACTTTTAATGATTACTACAATGAAATAGCCGATGCAAACTTTATGAGCTATGAAAAAGATCCCATTCAGGCGTCCGCGAAGCATGAGCAGATTTATCATATACCTGAGCAGTGGGGAGAGGGAGTGCATCATACGCATTTTTTGCGCCAAGGCTTCGAGCTTTCCCATAGTAACATGCTATTTCATGAGCCAGTCCAAATTGCAAGAAGGTTTGACACTCCTTATCTGGAGCTGGCGTTGAACCTCAACTATTCGGCTACCTGGTCCGTAGATGGTTTCCGTTCAGAGCGTGAGCATGGAGGGCATGTGCAGCTCATTTATATGAACGAAGTGAAGATCCATGCGGAAATGCCGGGAAGTAAAGCGATGAATCATATGGAGCTGCGTTTTAATCCTTCGCTGTGGGGCGAGCTGTTACAGGAGTTGGGTATCCGTCTGGAGCAACCGTTTGCTTGTATGGAGACAGTGATTACGCCCGGTATGCGAGCGATCGCTCAGGAACTGTTGTTTCATCCTTATCAGGGCATGACCCGACAGCTTTTTTTGGAGAGCAAGGCGCTGGAGCTAATGGCACTTTTTCTGCAAGAAATACGCAACCCAAAGCCTAAATCAACCATGACGATCAAACCCAATGATGTACAGTGTATTCACGAGGCGAAAGATATTTTGCTGCGTACACTGGTTCAGCCTCCGAGTCTGATTCGGCTGGCACAGATGGTACATATTAATGAACAAAAGCTCAAAAACGGCTTTAAAGAGCTATTCGGCACGACGGTATTTGGCTTTGTACGCGAACAAAGATTGGAAAGAGCGAAGCAACTGCTGGAAAAGGAGCAGATCACTGTCAGTGAAGCGTCAGCGATGGTGGGTTATAGCAACTTTAGTCATTTTGCCGCATTATTCCGTAAAACATATGGCTATAACCCGAGTGCCTACCGAAAAAATAACAATTTGTCTTCGTTATAA
- a CDS encoding DNA mismatch repair protein MutS — translation MNETTMQRLEYDRIKTRVSECAFSYLGKRHAASMQPITDIRTIRIRLDEATEALQLIRHGASVPIPSLEGMEHILHLLGTGYLFSERDFSHIAQFIRSCGQLIKYMGSKSNAASSVSAYASSMYGMEPLLSEIERCIYSGKVTDTASKELAKIRKKIAVTEERIKRKLDSLTSRHRSIMQENMISQRGGRYVLPIKKEFRKQVKGNVLDESGSGQTVYIEPAEIVSLQFDQSANMAEESKEEMKVLGDLTALTESYNRELSINTETVGILDFLLAKAKYAMTIDAVPVELNLNGIIDIRGARHPLMANSMVPLDFSIGEVYSSLIITGPNTGGKTMALKSVGLLTLMMQSGLLVPVLKGSRMAVFEGIEVDIGDGQSIEHALSTFSAHIRNMIGILETAGNSTLILIDEMASGTDPGEGVGLSIALLEEFHRRQTTVVATTHFSEIKHFAENTPGFQNARMEFDTETLQPLYRLRIGEAGESYAYAIALKLGMWNRIIERSQAISASRASRNTQDSFVIPPALYDEKPVAASKTSPKRAVLDPSVTPFALGDSVYVGYLNRTGIIYKTEDERGDVGILIQGQRLTMNKKRLVLHIAATELYPDDYDLDIVLETKENRKKRKLMGRKHIQGLIIESPPEKEM, via the coding sequence ATGAATGAAACCACAATGCAGCGTTTGGAATATGACCGGATCAAAACAAGAGTTTCCGAATGTGCTTTTTCTTACCTTGGTAAGCGCCATGCCGCTTCCATGCAACCAATTACAGATATCCGTACGATCAGGATCCGCCTTGACGAAGCGACCGAAGCCTTGCAGCTCATTCGCCACGGTGCAAGTGTTCCTATCCCCTCGCTGGAAGGGATGGAACACATTCTTCACTTGCTGGGAACCGGATATTTGTTCAGCGAGCGCGATTTTTCTCACATTGCCCAATTTATCAGAAGTTGCGGTCAACTGATAAAATATATGGGTTCCAAGTCGAATGCCGCTTCAAGCGTCAGTGCCTATGCTTCTTCCATGTATGGTATGGAACCCCTTCTGTCTGAAATTGAAAGATGTATTTATTCAGGAAAAGTTACGGACACCGCCAGTAAAGAACTGGCTAAAATCCGCAAAAAAATAGCGGTCACGGAAGAGCGGATCAAAAGGAAACTTGATTCTCTCACCAGCCGTCACCGATCCATCATGCAGGAAAATATGATTAGTCAGCGTGGTGGACGTTATGTGCTTCCAATCAAAAAAGAGTTCCGAAAACAGGTGAAAGGCAATGTGCTGGATGAATCGGGCAGCGGTCAAACGGTTTACATCGAGCCTGCCGAGATCGTAAGTCTGCAATTCGATCAGAGTGCGAACATGGCGGAAGAATCCAAAGAAGAAATGAAAGTGCTGGGAGACCTGACGGCACTCACTGAGTCATACAACCGGGAGCTGAGCATCAACACAGAGACGGTAGGTATACTCGACTTTTTATTAGCAAAAGCCAAATATGCCATGACTATAGATGCTGTCCCTGTGGAGCTTAACCTTAACGGGATTATAGACATCCGAGGTGCACGTCACCCGTTGATGGCAAATTCCATGGTTCCACTTGATTTCTCAATCGGTGAAGTCTACTCCTCGCTCATCATTACTGGACCCAATACAGGTGGAAAAACGATGGCCCTCAAAAGTGTCGGCCTGTTAACCCTGATGATGCAATCCGGACTACTGGTACCCGTTTTGAAAGGCAGCCGAATGGCTGTATTTGAGGGAATTGAGGTGGACATCGGGGACGGACAAAGCATTGAGCATGCCTTGAGCACCTTTTCTGCACATATCCGCAACATGATCGGCATTTTGGAAACAGCAGGAAACTCCACTCTGATCCTGATTGATGAAATGGCATCTGGAACCGATCCGGGCGAAGGCGTGGGCCTCTCTATCGCTCTGCTGGAAGAATTCCACCGCCGCCAGACAACCGTTGTAGCTACCACACACTTTAGTGAGATTAAGCATTTTGCCGAAAATACGCCAGGATTCCAGAATGCTCGAATGGAATTTGATACTGAAACACTGCAACCATTATACCGTCTCCGAATTGGTGAGGCAGGAGAAAGCTATGCATACGCCATCGCCTTGAAGCTGGGGATGTGGAATCGTATTATCGAGCGTTCTCAGGCCATTTCTGCAAGCAGAGCATCTCGGAATACACAGGATTCATTTGTTATCCCCCCTGCTCTTTATGATGAAAAGCCTGTTGCTGCAAGTAAAACTTCCCCCAAAAGAGCAGTTTTAGACCCTTCAGTGACGCCGTTTGCCCTTGGCGATAGTGTTTATGTAGGCTACCTGAATCGGACTGGAATTATATATAAAACCGAGGATGAACGCGGGGATGTGGGGATTTTGATCCAAGGCCAAAGGCTGACCATGAACAAAAAGAGGCTCGTCCTTCACATAGCTGCTACTGAATTGTATCCTGACGACTATGATCTGGATATTGTTTTAGAAACCAAGGAAAACCGCAAAAAACGGAAGCTTATGGGACGCAAGCATATCCAAGGTCTGATCATTGAATCTCCTCCAGAAAAAGAAATGTAG
- a CDS encoding ROK family protein — MKKKILVFDIGGSFIKFSLYFQGEFISKGKVKTPLDSLENLLVALKQIHNQFIDDCEGIAVSMPGIVNSASGHMVHGGSLRYINDINMIEVFKKSFHKPVAIENDGKCAALGEAWRGSLQGITDGVVLVVGTGMGGGIISQGKLLKGHHLSAGEFSFIRTNNEYADNNDYLLGMQGSSFVLTKTVAKAKGLPADSITGEKVFKFIEEGDRTVQTIFQEYCRNIATQIINLQSILDPEKFVIGGGISENPLLVITIREELEKLYMDSIYNFVRADIEQSKLGNEANLLGAIYNYKQSYHLE, encoded by the coding sequence ATGAAAAAGAAAATACTGGTTTTTGATATTGGCGGCTCTTTTATAAAATTCAGTTTGTATTTTCAAGGTGAATTTATCAGCAAGGGGAAAGTTAAAACTCCATTGGACTCACTTGAGAATCTGCTTGTAGCTTTAAAGCAAATTCATAATCAGTTTATAGATGATTGTGAAGGTATAGCCGTCAGCATGCCAGGCATTGTGAATTCAGCAAGCGGCCATATGGTGCATGGTGGTTCATTAAGATATATAAATGATATAAATATGATAGAAGTTTTTAAAAAATCGTTTCACAAACCCGTAGCGATTGAAAATGATGGAAAGTGTGCTGCTCTTGGAGAAGCATGGCGTGGTTCATTACAAGGAATTACCGATGGTGTTGTTCTGGTAGTTGGAACAGGGATGGGTGGTGGAATCATCTCTCAAGGGAAATTGCTGAAAGGCCACCATTTATCGGCTGGAGAATTCTCCTTCATCAGAACTAACAACGAGTATGCAGACAATAATGATTATCTGCTTGGTATGCAAGGGAGCAGTTTTGTTTTAACTAAAACCGTTGCGAAAGCTAAAGGACTTCCTGCAGATTCTATAACAGGTGAAAAAGTATTCAAGTTTATTGAAGAAGGTGATCGCACGGTCCAAACGATTTTTCAAGAATACTGTAGGAACATCGCAACACAAATCATTAATTTGCAATCAATTCTTGACCCTGAAAAGTTTGTTATTGGGGGAGGCATATCTGAAAATCCTTTACTGGTAATTACGATTAGGGAAGAGTTAGAGAAGCTTTATATGGATTCTATCTATAATTTTGTGCGTGCAGATATTGAACAAAGTAAATTAGGCAATGAAGCGAATTTGCTAGGTGCTATATATAACTACAAACAATCGTATCATCTTGAATGA
- a CDS encoding HAD-IIB family hydrolase has product MFKLVVSDLDGTFLNNSSTFDVELFNQVYGEMQKNNISFVACTGKQCERVEELFGEHGKGIWILGDSATRIKKDGVVVKEFTFEHNLALQAIREIEGFSNDFIIIACTTEAAFVHSHIQEEYYKIVKGSYKEVIKIDSFDQINSSFLKITVYDPSGRSSLLRKHVEKTLLDQIYIVDSEANWLDITALHTHKGETVRKLQEILGVTEDETMSFGDGENDVELMSIAKYSFAVKNACENTKNAASFITKSNEENGVLLTIKKMMDLQNQ; this is encoded by the coding sequence ATGTTTAAACTGGTGGTAAGTGATCTAGATGGTACTTTTCTGAATAATAGTAGCACTTTCGATGTCGAATTATTTAATCAGGTTTATGGAGAAATGCAAAAAAATAATATTTCCTTTGTTGCTTGTACAGGTAAACAGTGTGAAAGAGTAGAAGAATTATTTGGTGAGCATGGAAAAGGGATCTGGATCTTAGGGGACAGTGCTACTCGTATTAAAAAGGATGGAGTCGTCGTCAAAGAGTTTACGTTTGAACACAATTTAGCATTACAAGCGATAAGAGAAATTGAAGGTTTTTCCAATGATTTCATTATCATAGCATGTACAACGGAAGCAGCATTTGTCCATTCTCATATTCAAGAGGAATATTATAAAATTGTAAAAGGATCCTATAAGGAAGTTATTAAAATTGACTCATTTGATCAAATAAACAGCAGCTTTCTTAAAATAACCGTTTATGATCCATCTGGAAGAAGTTCCTTATTAAGAAAGCATGTTGAAAAGACTCTGCTGGATCAAATTTATATTGTTGATTCTGAAGCGAATTGGCTGGATATTACAGCACTTCATACCCATAAAGGGGAGACGGTAAGAAAACTCCAGGAGATATTGGGTGTTACTGAGGATGAAACCATGTCTTTTGGAGATGGAGAAAATGACGTGGAACTTATGAGTATAGCAAAATACAGTTTTGCTGTAAAAAATGCTTGTGAGAACACTAAAAATGCAGCTAGCTTTATCACCAAATCCAACGAAGAGAACGGTGTCTTACTAACGATAAAGAAAATGATGGATTTACAAAACCAATAA